One genomic segment of Bradyrhizobium prioriisuperbiae includes these proteins:
- a CDS encoding acyl-homoserine-lactone synthase, giving the protein MRAIVLKREDFGSQLHLLEAMYRLRRQVFRDRLDWNVAISDGFELDIFDILNPCYLLVLSDDGDVVGSVRLLPTTGPTMLAETFAALLDGGPVPHSATVLESSRFCVDTTIAGKVGGQGLNRATFLLFAAMIEHLHTVDAMSIVTVTDLRMERILRRAGWPLERIAAPQPIGKTMALAGYLHRSEAALTTICQYARLERPVLSLPPVMRAAR; this is encoded by the coding sequence ATGAGGGCAATTGTGCTCAAGAGAGAGGACTTCGGCAGCCAGCTTCACTTGCTTGAGGCCATGTATCGTCTGCGTCGGCAGGTGTTCCGGGATCGGCTCGATTGGAATGTCGCAATATCGGACGGCTTTGAGCTCGATATCTTCGACATATTGAATCCGTGCTATCTCCTGGTGCTGTCTGACGACGGTGATGTCGTGGGAAGCGTACGGTTGCTGCCAACGACAGGGCCAACCATGCTTGCCGAAACATTCGCCGCGCTGCTAGACGGCGGTCCAGTTCCGCACAGCGCGACCGTTCTCGAAAGTTCGCGCTTCTGCGTTGATACGACAATCGCCGGAAAAGTAGGTGGTCAAGGCCTGAACAGGGCAACATTCCTCTTGTTCGCCGCGATGATCGAGCATCTTCATACCGTCGATGCAATGTCGATCGTGACAGTGACCGACTTGCGCATGGAACGGATTCTGCGACGCGCAGGTTGGCCGTTGGAGCGGATCGCAGCACCGCAACCTATCGGAAAGACGATGGCGCTCGCGGGCTACCTGCATCGAAGTGAAGCCGCGCTGACCACCATATGCCAATACGCGCGTCTTGAGCGTCCAGTTCTCAGCCTGCCTCCCGTTATGCGTGCGGCGCGATGA
- a CDS encoding LysR family transcriptional regulator: MDRLASIEVFVRVVERGSLSAVGRDLSLSPAAVGNHIRAMEEWLGARLLHRTTRRIALTEAGELFLERARRILNETEEAKLISVELQGTPRGVLRITAPITFGMLKFAPVVADYLAENTQMQIDLTLSDQTVDLLQEGYDVAVRIGNLADSSLIVRRIADVPLILCASPAYLKQYGHPQRPDDLIRHQCLVYTLRLPKGRWTFVSRSGERESVDVSGRLRASNGELLRVAANRSLGLVLAPRYQVEEDLGAGRLVPVLEEFQVDRPGLFAVHPSRQKVTLKVRSFIDYLASHLPRVLHDAPRP; this comes from the coding sequence ATGGATCGGCTGGCCAGCATAGAAGTGTTCGTTCGCGTCGTGGAACGCGGCAGCCTCTCCGCTGTGGGGCGCGATCTCAGCTTGTCTCCCGCTGCGGTGGGAAATCACATCCGTGCCATGGAGGAGTGGTTGGGCGCACGGCTTCTCCATCGCACCACGCGTCGGATCGCGTTGACCGAGGCGGGCGAACTCTTTCTCGAACGGGCTCGACGAATCTTGAACGAGACGGAGGAAGCGAAGCTCATTTCTGTTGAACTTCAGGGAACGCCACGCGGTGTCTTACGCATCACGGCGCCAATTACGTTCGGTATGCTCAAGTTCGCCCCAGTGGTCGCCGATTACCTCGCCGAGAACACCCAGATGCAGATCGACTTGACGCTCAGCGATCAGACCGTCGATCTGCTTCAGGAGGGGTACGATGTGGCGGTCAGGATCGGGAACCTGGCCGATTCAAGTTTGATCGTGCGACGGATCGCCGACGTCCCGCTTATTCTCTGCGCTTCGCCAGCCTATTTGAAGCAATATGGCCATCCGCAGAGGCCGGATGATCTTATTCGCCATCAGTGCCTTGTGTACACATTGCGCTTGCCGAAGGGGCGCTGGACGTTTGTATCGCGAAGTGGTGAGCGCGAATCCGTCGACGTATCGGGGCGTTTAAGGGCATCGAATGGAGAACTCTTGCGGGTGGCGGCCAACAGAAGTTTGGGCCTTGTGCTCGCACCACGGTATCAGGTTGAGGAAGATCTGGGGGCCGGAAGGTTGGTCCCGGTTCTGGAGGAGTTTCAAGTCGATCGGCCAGGATTATTTGCCGTCCATCCTTCCAGGCAGAAAGTCACATTGAAGGTGCGTAGCTTCATTGACTATTTGGCTTCGCATTTGCCTCGTGTCCTTCACGATGCACCACGGCCTTGA
- a CDS encoding glucose 1-dehydrogenase: MSFDGKVALVTGASRGIGAAVARTLAGRGANVAITYKENRRSAETLSLAICDGGGTATTFQVSIEDSDSVQQLIANVVESYGRIDILVNNAGVAGARAFSEIDFSFYAQQFHTNVWGTIQVTQAAVPHFPVSGGRIVNLSSQRAFSPRDGMGVYAASKAAVSTLTQAMAIELGPRNITVNAVAPAVTETDMTAKMPAEKKAAFAALTPLKRLAVPQDVADVIAFLASDEARWITGRTILADGGLT, encoded by the coding sequence ATGAGTTTTGATGGAAAGGTTGCGCTTGTCACAGGCGCATCTCGCGGTATCGGCGCAGCTGTGGCAAGGACACTGGCTGGGCGCGGCGCCAACGTGGCAATCACCTACAAGGAGAACCGTCGGAGCGCAGAAACGCTCTCATTGGCTATCTGCGATGGTGGAGGAACGGCCACCACATTCCAGGTGTCGATCGAAGACAGCGATTCCGTCCAACAGTTGATAGCCAACGTCGTGGAAAGTTACGGGCGCATCGATATCCTGGTCAACAATGCCGGTGTCGCGGGTGCCAGAGCGTTCAGCGAGATCGACTTCTCGTTCTACGCACAACAGTTTCATACCAATGTCTGGGGCACGATCCAGGTCACCCAGGCGGCTGTCCCGCATTTTCCCGTTTCGGGCGGACGGATCGTCAACCTCTCGTCGCAACGGGCGTTCTCGCCTCGTGATGGCATGGGCGTTTACGCGGCGAGCAAAGCTGCGGTTTCGACGCTGACGCAGGCCATGGCGATCGAACTCGGGCCAAGGAATATCACCGTCAACGCAGTAGCGCCGGCGGTCACGGAGACCGACATGACAGCGAAGATGCCGGCCGAAAAAAAAGCGGCTTTCGCCGCGCTCACGCCGTTGAAGAGACTGGCTGTCCCCCAAGACGTCGCCGACGTCATAGCCTTCCTGGCATCTGACGAAGCGCGCTGGATTACCGGACGAACGATACTGGCTGATGGCGGCCTGACGTAA
- a CDS encoding LuxR family transcriptional regulator, giving the protein MSRIENAFLEFTDAIQTAGDAAGLRRVGTRLARQLGFRWFAYLSISGGDPFILSAYPSDWVRRYVQRGYALVDPVVRRAGRERTLFSWDGRIRKPPSTREQGRFFDEAMVFGVRSGITVPIKGAFGSTIAFTLAHDESISLAGTPARELLEIVQSAGVHFHAHATARLSAGHGAKRPTKDVLTQRERQCLVWIAEGKTVPETARLVGIAPSTVSFHLENARRKLEAVSIAHCVGEAMRRGLLT; this is encoded by the coding sequence ATGAGTAGGATTGAGAACGCGTTTCTTGAATTTACGGACGCGATCCAGACGGCGGGCGACGCTGCGGGCCTTCGTAGAGTGGGAACGCGGCTCGCGCGCCAGCTCGGATTCAGGTGGTTTGCCTACCTGAGCATCTCCGGAGGGGATCCCTTTATCCTGTCGGCCTATCCAAGTGATTGGGTGCGCCGCTATGTGCAACGCGGTTACGCCTTGGTCGATCCGGTTGTGCGCCGCGCCGGACGAGAGCGGACGTTGTTCAGTTGGGACGGGCGCATCCGAAAGCCGCCATCAACTCGCGAGCAAGGTCGCTTTTTCGATGAGGCAATGGTCTTCGGGGTCAGATCCGGAATTACAGTGCCGATCAAGGGAGCGTTTGGCAGCACGATCGCATTCACACTCGCCCATGATGAATCGATTTCGCTAGCTGGGACACCCGCAAGAGAGCTGCTTGAGATTGTGCAGTCGGCTGGAGTGCACTTTCACGCGCACGCAACTGCGCGACTTAGTGCAGGGCACGGCGCGAAGCGGCCAACAAAAGATGTCCTTACACAGCGCGAACGTCAGTGTCTGGTTTGGATAGCGGAGGGTAAGACTGTGCCCGAGACCGCTCGTCTAGTCGGTATCGCACCAAGCACGGTCTCATTCCATCTTGAGAATGCCCGGCGGAAACTTGAGGCGGTATCGATCGCGCATTGCGTCGGCGAAGCCATGCGTCGCGGGCTTCTGACCTGA